The following proteins are co-located in the Desulfovibrio legallii genome:
- the argJ gene encoding bifunctional glutamate N-acetyltransferase/amino-acid acetyltransferase ArgJ, translated as MQDDLPKGFKAGAAAAGFKAPNRDDLGLIVSDRPAALAGMFTQNAFKAAPVLVCQEILARYGTARAVLANSGQANACTGQEGLANCRATQAMVAGLTGLKVEDILPLSTGVVGAHLKMDLWLEAVPALVRSLGSRDAEGFTRAFMTTDAFPKFSSRELQMDGGVVRLTVMAKGAGMICPNMATMLCVALTDADVQREPWQAMFHRAVEQTFNRVSVDGDTSTNDTILGLANGASGVAVRSPADLARLEEALTAILGTVSHMLVMDGEGASKVIHITVTGAASDADAARVARSVGHSQLVKTAIYGGDANWGRIVTAVGYSGASFDPAQVGLTLCGVERFRQGRPVNDDKEDILAERLKAKDIPVEISLGDGPGSYAFQASDLGHEYVSLNSDYRS; from the coding sequence ATGCAGGACGATCTGCCCAAGGGATTCAAGGCCGGCGCGGCGGCCGCCGGATTCAAAGCCCCCAACCGCGACGATCTGGGCCTTATTGTGTCCGATCGCCCGGCCGCGCTGGCGGGCATGTTTACGCAAAACGCCTTCAAGGCCGCGCCCGTGCTGGTCTGCCAGGAAATTCTGGCCCGCTACGGCACGGCGCGGGCTGTGCTGGCCAATTCCGGCCAGGCCAACGCCTGCACCGGCCAGGAAGGCCTGGCCAATTGCCGCGCCACCCAGGCCATGGTGGCCGGGCTCACGGGCCTTAAGGTTGAAGACATCCTGCCCCTCTCCACCGGCGTGGTGGGCGCGCACCTCAAAATGGACCTCTGGCTTGAGGCTGTGCCCGCCCTGGTCCGCAGCCTGGGCAGCCGCGACGCCGAAGGCTTTACCCGCGCCTTCATGACCACAGACGCCTTCCCCAAATTTTCCAGCCGCGAGCTTCAGATGGACGGCGGCGTGGTGCGCCTTACCGTCATGGCCAAAGGCGCGGGCATGATCTGCCCCAACATGGCCACCATGCTCTGCGTGGCCCTTACCGACGCCGATGTGCAGCGCGAGCCCTGGCAGGCCATGTTCCACCGCGCCGTGGAGCAGACCTTCAACCGCGTGAGCGTGGACGGCGATACCTCCACCAACGACACCATTCTGGGCCTGGCCAACGGGGCCTCCGGCGTGGCCGTCCGCTCCCCCGCTGACCTGGCCCGGCTGGAGGAAGCCCTTACCGCCATTCTCGGCACGGTCTCCCACATGCTGGTCATGGACGGCGAAGGGGCCAGCAAGGTCATCCACATCACCGTTACCGGCGCGGCCAGCGATGCCGACGCCGCCCGCGTGGCCCGCAGCGTGGGGCATTCCCAGCTGGTCAAAACCGCCATTTACGGCGGCGACGCCAACTGGGGCCGCATTGTCACCGCCGTGGGCTACAGCGGCGCGAGCTTTGATCCCGCCCAGGTGGGCCTGACCCTCTGCGGCGTGGAGCGCTTCCGGCAGGGCCGCCCCGTCAATGACGACAAGGAGGACATCCTGGCCGAACGCCTCAAGGCCAAGGATATCCCCGTGGAAATTTCTTTGGGCGACGGCCCCGGCTCCTATGCCTTCCAGGCCTCGGACCTTGGGCACGAATACGTGTCGCTCAACTCAGACTACCGCTCCTAA
- the fusA gene encoding elongation factor G, with product MSRTVPVDKQRNIGIMAHIDAGKTTTTERILFYTGVNHKIGETHDGASTMDWMEQEQERGITITSAATTCFWKDCRINIIDTPGHVDFTIEVERSLRVLDGAICVFDAVAGVEPQSETVWRQADRYHVPRICFVNKMDRIGADFFRCVKMIHERLGAKAVPLQLPIGSEDKFEGVVDLVRGHAIRFDKTTKGAQFTVEGVPADMQAQFEEKHHELLEAVAEEDEALLDKYLSGETLTEEEIISCIRKATVARNIVPVLCGSAFRNMGVQPLLDAVVDYLPSPVDIPPMTGHVPGKEDQIIECHCDDKEPLAGLVFKLFSDPFIGHLSFFRLYSGCLESGMGVYNANTGKRERIGRILKMHANKREDIKWAGAGDIVALVGLKNASTGDTLCDEKRPIILESLNIPDPVIEVAIEPKTKADRDALSAALNKLAKEDPSFRVKGDEETNQTLIAGMGELHLEIIVDRLTREFNVNANVGKPQVAYRETISKPSKSDLKYAKQSGGRGQYGHVVIEVEPNPGKGYEFVNSISGGVIPKEYIPAVDKGIQDALKSGVLAGFPVVDVKVKLVFGSYHEVDSSEQAFYVAGSMAIKDAMKKAGPVLLEPIMDVEVVTPEEYLGDVMGDLNGRRGRVQNMEARAGGAQSIRAQVPLASMFGYATDLRSRTQGRATFTMQFDHYERVPQALAEEIQKNRTA from the coding sequence GTGTCCCGCACCGTTCCTGTAGACAAACAGCGCAATATCGGCATTATGGCCCATATTGACGCCGGCAAGACCACCACCACCGAGCGCATCCTTTTTTACACCGGCGTTAACCACAAGATCGGCGAAACGCACGACGGCGCATCCACCATGGACTGGATGGAGCAGGAACAGGAGCGCGGCATCACCATCACCTCCGCCGCCACCACCTGCTTCTGGAAAGATTGCCGCATCAACATCATTGACACCCCCGGCCACGTGGACTTCACCATTGAGGTGGAGCGCTCCCTGCGCGTGCTGGACGGCGCCATCTGCGTGTTCGACGCCGTGGCCGGCGTGGAGCCGCAGTCCGAAACCGTGTGGCGGCAGGCCGACCGTTACCATGTGCCCCGCATCTGCTTTGTCAACAAAATGGACCGCATCGGCGCGGATTTCTTCCGCTGCGTCAAGATGATCCACGAGCGTCTGGGCGCCAAGGCCGTGCCCCTGCAGCTGCCCATCGGCTCCGAAGACAAATTTGAGGGCGTGGTGGACCTGGTGCGCGGCCACGCCATCCGCTTTGACAAGACCACCAAGGGCGCGCAGTTTACCGTGGAAGGCGTGCCCGCCGACATGCAGGCCCAGTTCGAGGAAAAGCACCACGAGCTGCTGGAAGCCGTGGCCGAAGAGGACGAAGCCCTGCTGGACAAGTACCTGAGCGGCGAAACCCTCACCGAAGAGGAAATCATCTCCTGCATCCGCAAAGCCACCGTGGCGCGCAACATCGTGCCCGTGCTCTGCGGCTCGGCCTTCCGCAACATGGGCGTGCAGCCCCTGCTGGACGCCGTGGTGGACTACCTGCCCTCGCCCGTGGACATTCCGCCCATGACCGGCCATGTGCCCGGCAAGGAAGACCAGATCATCGAATGTCACTGCGACGACAAAGAGCCCTTGGCCGGCCTGGTCTTCAAGCTCTTTTCCGATCCTTTTATCGGCCACCTCTCCTTTTTCCGGCTCTACTCCGGCTGCCTGGAATCGGGCATGGGCGTGTACAACGCCAATACCGGCAAGCGGGAGCGCATCGGCCGCATCCTCAAGATGCACGCCAACAAGCGCGAGGACATCAAGTGGGCCGGCGCGGGTGACATCGTGGCCCTGGTGGGCCTCAAAAACGCCTCCACCGGCGATACCCTCTGCGACGAGAAGCGCCCCATTATCCTGGAATCGCTGAATATCCCCGACCCGGTCATTGAAGTGGCCATTGAGCCCAAAACCAAGGCCGACCGCGACGCCCTCTCCGCCGCCCTCAACAAGCTGGCCAAGGAGGATCCCTCCTTCCGCGTCAAAGGCGACGAGGAGACCAACCAGACCCTCATCGCCGGCATGGGCGAACTGCACCTGGAAATCATCGTGGACCGCCTGACCCGCGAGTTCAACGTCAACGCCAACGTGGGCAAGCCCCAGGTGGCCTACCGCGAAACCATCTCCAAGCCTTCCAAGTCCGACCTCAAGTACGCCAAGCAGTCCGGCGGCCGCGGCCAGTACGGCCATGTGGTCATTGAGGTGGAGCCCAACCCCGGCAAGGGCTATGAATTTGTCAACTCCATCTCCGGCGGCGTCATTCCCAAGGAATACATCCCCGCCGTGGACAAAGGCATTCAGGACGCCCTCAAATCCGGCGTGCTGGCCGGCTTCCCCGTGGTGGACGTGAAGGTCAAGCTGGTCTTCGGCTCCTACCACGAGGTGGACTCCTCCGAACAGGCCTTCTATGTGGCCGGTTCCATGGCCATCAAGGACGCCATGAAAAAGGCCGGGCCCGTGCTGCTGGAGCCCATCATGGACGTGGAAGTGGTTACCCCGGAGGAATACCTGGGCGACGTCATGGGCGACCTCAACGGCCGCCGCGGCCGCGTCCAGAACATGGAAGCCCGCGCCGGCGGCGCGCAGAGCATCCGCGCTCAGGTGCCCCTGGCCTCCATGTTCGGCTACGCCACGGACCTGCGCTCCCGCACCCAGGGCCGCGCCACCTTCACCATGCAGTTTGACCACTACGAGCGCGTGCCCCAGGCCCTGGCCGAAGAAATCCAGAAAAACCGCACCGCCTAG
- the rpsG gene encoding 30S ribosomal protein S7 gives MPRKGPVPKREVLPDPLYSSRLVTKFVNRLMYSGKKGAAEKIFYCSLENLAEKTGEDPMRAFEKALENVKPHMEVKARRVGGATYQVPMEVRPERQISLSIRWLINYARSRGEKGMTAKLSAELLDAYNGRGGAVKKREDTHRMADANKAFSHYRW, from the coding sequence ATGCCCCGTAAAGGTCCTGTTCCCAAGAGGGAAGTGCTGCCCGATCCGCTGTATTCCAGCCGTCTGGTCACCAAATTCGTGAACCGGCTCATGTACAGCGGCAAAAAGGGCGCTGCTGAAAAGATTTTTTACTGCTCGCTGGAGAACCTGGCCGAAAAGACCGGCGAAGACCCCATGCGCGCCTTTGAAAAGGCCCTGGAAAACGTCAAGCCGCATATGGAAGTCAAGGCCCGCCGCGTGGGCGGCGCCACCTACCAGGTGCCCATGGAAGTGCGCCCGGAGCGCCAGATCTCCCTGTCCATCCGCTGGCTCATCAACTACGCCCGTTCGCGCGGTGAAAAAGGCATGACCGCCAAGCTCTCCGCCGAGCTGCTGGATGCTTACAACGGTCGCGGCGGCGCGGTGAAAAAGCGTGAAGACACGCACCGCATGGCCGACGCCAACAAGGCTTTCTCTCACTACCGTTGGTAG
- the rpsL gene encoding 30S ribosomal protein S12, whose product MPTINQLIRIERKAVVKRKKTPALQACPQRRGVCTRVYTTTPKKPNSALRKVARVRLTNGIEVTAYIPGEGHNLQEHSVVIIRGGRVKDLPGVRYHIVRGTLDTSGVADRRKSRSKYGAKRPK is encoded by the coding sequence ATGCCCACTATCAACCAGCTTATCCGCATTGAGCGGAAGGCGGTGGTCAAGCGCAAGAAGACCCCGGCCCTGCAGGCCTGCCCGCAGCGCCGCGGCGTGTGCACCCGCGTGTACACCACCACCCCTAAAAAGCCGAACTCGGCCCTGCGTAAGGTCGCCCGTGTGCGCCTGACCAACGGCATTGAAGTGACGGCCTACATCCCCGGCGAAGGCCATAACCTGCAGGAGCACTCCGTGGTCATCATCCGCGGCGGCCGTGTCAAAGACTTGCCCGGCGTGCGTTACCACATTGTGCGCGGCACCCTGGATACCTCCGGCGTGGCCGATCGTCGCAAGAGCCGTTCCAAGTACGGCGCCAAACGGCCCAAGTAG
- a CDS encoding SMR family transporter, with the protein MSPAVTAYLQLGAAIVLEVAATACLKQSAGITRLIPALAAGLGYAASLWLLSQVLRVVPMGISYGIWSGVGIVLVSLVGFFLFGQKLDLPACLGLGLIIAGVLVINFCSASVPR; encoded by the coding sequence ATGAGCCCCGCCGTCACCGCCTATCTGCAACTGGGCGCGGCCATTGTTCTGGAAGTGGCCGCCACCGCCTGCCTCAAACAATCCGCAGGCATCACCCGCCTTATCCCCGCCCTGGCCGCGGGGCTGGGCTACGCCGCCTCGCTCTGGCTGCTTTCCCAGGTGCTCAGGGTGGTGCCCATGGGCATCTCCTACGGCATCTGGAGCGGCGTGGGCATTGTTCTGGTCTCTCTGGTGGGCTTTTTCCTCTTCGGGCAGAAGCTCGATCTGCCCGCCTGCCTGGGCCTTGGCCTGATCATTGCGGGCGTGCTGGTCATCAATTTTTGCTCCGCCTCGGTGCCGCGCTGA
- a CDS encoding valine--tRNA ligase, which produces MADTLPKGYEPHGVEARWRKHWEENKTFTPDPDAPGEAYSIVIPPPNVTGALHMGHALNLTLIDVLCRHARQKGKNVLWVPGTDHAGIATQNVVERALAKEGKTRQDLGREAFVERVWAWRADYGHRILEQISAMGASVDWTRLRFTMDEGLSAAVRKVFVQLYNEGLIYRGDYIINWCSRCHTALADDEVEHQQERGRLWKVRYNLADGSGAVTIATTRPETIPGDTAICVHPEDERYAGLVGKTALVPVLGREIPIIADSYVDREFGTGALKVTPCHDHNDWMLGKTHQLEFVQVIDENGVMKAEAGPYAGLTKAQCREKIVADIEAAGQLAGVEELEHAVGHCYRCHTVVEPHVSTQWFVAATKLAPAARKAVPELTKIFPETWLKTYYHWLDNIRDWCISRQIWWGHRIPAWTCDACGELVVAESAPAACPKCGAAALSQEEDVLDTWFSSALWPFSTMGWPQETRELHRWYPTSVLVTGFDILFFWVARMMMMGLHFMGKPPFRHVYLHALVRDATGRKMSKSTGNVINPLEMIDKYGCDALRFTLTAFAAMGRDIRLAEERIEGYRHFVNKLWNAARFALMNLPETAPAPVAPESAPGLHHQWLLHRLETVKDEMDRAFEEYRFNDAAQLGYKFLWNEFCDWYLELIKPDMQCEDANRKAHAQYVLWLALREILVLLHPIMPFVTAEIWAALPQPAGQNATDLAAEPWPAPRPACLRPEEARRMECVQGVIVAVRTIKAELGISPSHKVGLLLHPVDAAQAALLEENRQCLLTLARLENLTVDAAAHAPKASASAVVEGCQVIVPLKGAVDLNGELARLDKELTKLEKDLVATNKKLNNESFVSRAPAQVVDRERQNAARLLDAKSKMSALRARFAEALAEE; this is translated from the coding sequence ATGGCGGATACGCTCCCCAAGGGCTACGAGCCCCACGGCGTGGAAGCCCGGTGGCGCAAACACTGGGAAGAAAACAAAACCTTTACGCCCGACCCTGACGCGCCGGGCGAGGCGTATTCCATTGTTATTCCGCCGCCCAACGTCACGGGCGCGCTGCACATGGGCCACGCTCTCAACCTCACGCTTATTGACGTGCTCTGCCGTCACGCCCGGCAAAAGGGCAAAAACGTGCTCTGGGTGCCGGGCACGGACCACGCGGGCATTGCCACCCAGAACGTGGTGGAGCGCGCCCTGGCCAAGGAAGGCAAAACCCGTCAGGACCTGGGGCGGGAAGCCTTTGTGGAGCGCGTCTGGGCCTGGCGGGCCGACTACGGCCACCGCATTCTGGAGCAGATCAGCGCCATGGGCGCTTCCGTGGACTGGACGCGCCTGCGCTTTACCATGGACGAGGGGCTTTCCGCCGCCGTGCGCAAGGTTTTTGTGCAGCTCTACAATGAGGGGCTCATCTACCGGGGCGACTATATTATCAACTGGTGCTCCCGCTGCCACACGGCCCTGGCCGACGACGAAGTGGAACACCAGCAGGAGCGCGGCAGGCTCTGGAAAGTGCGCTACAACCTGGCGGACGGCTCCGGCGCGGTGACCATCGCCACCACCAGGCCGGAGACCATCCCCGGCGATACGGCCATCTGCGTCCACCCTGAGGACGAGCGCTACGCGGGCCTGGTGGGCAAAACGGCCCTGGTGCCCGTGCTGGGGCGCGAAATTCCCATTATCGCAGATAGCTATGTGGACAGGGAATTCGGCACCGGCGCGCTCAAGGTGACGCCCTGCCACGACCACAACGACTGGATGCTGGGCAAAACCCACCAGCTGGAGTTTGTGCAGGTCATCGACGAAAACGGCGTGATGAAGGCTGAGGCCGGTCCCTACGCCGGGCTGACCAAGGCCCAGTGCCGCGAAAAAATCGTGGCCGACATTGAGGCCGCCGGGCAGCTTGCGGGCGTGGAAGAGCTGGAGCACGCCGTGGGCCACTGCTACCGCTGCCATACGGTGGTGGAGCCGCACGTCTCCACCCAATGGTTCGTGGCCGCCACCAAGCTGGCCCCGGCCGCCCGCAAGGCCGTGCCGGAGCTGACCAAAATCTTCCCCGAAACCTGGCTCAAAACCTACTACCACTGGCTGGACAACATCCGCGATTGGTGCATCAGCCGCCAGATCTGGTGGGGCCACCGCATCCCGGCCTGGACCTGCGACGCCTGCGGCGAGCTGGTGGTGGCCGAGTCCGCCCCCGCCGCCTGCCCCAAGTGCGGCGCCGCCGCCCTGAGCCAGGAAGAAGACGTGCTGGATACCTGGTTCTCCTCCGCGCTCTGGCCCTTTTCCACCATGGGCTGGCCGCAGGAAACCAGGGAGCTGCACCGCTGGTACCCCACCTCTGTGCTGGTCACGGGCTTCGACATCCTTTTCTTCTGGGTGGCCCGCATGATGATGATGGGCCTCCACTTCATGGGCAAACCGCCCTTCCGCCACGTCTACCTGCACGCCCTGGTGCGCGACGCCACGGGCCGCAAAATGTCCAAATCCACGGGTAATGTCATTAATCCCCTGGAGATGATTGACAAATACGGCTGTGACGCCCTGCGCTTCACCCTTACCGCCTTTGCGGCCATGGGCCGGGATATCCGCCTCGCCGAGGAGCGCATCGAAGGCTACCGCCACTTTGTCAACAAGCTCTGGAACGCGGCCCGCTTCGCCCTTATGAACCTGCCGGAAACCGCCCCGGCCCCCGTGGCCCCGGAAAGCGCGCCAGGACTGCACCACCAGTGGCTGCTCCACCGCCTGGAAACGGTCAAGGACGAAATGGACCGCGCCTTTGAAGAATACCGCTTCAACGACGCCGCCCAGCTGGGCTACAAATTCCTCTGGAACGAATTCTGCGACTGGTACCTGGAGCTCATCAAGCCCGACATGCAGTGCGAAGACGCAAACCGCAAGGCCCACGCCCAGTATGTGCTCTGGCTTGCCCTGCGCGAGATCCTGGTTCTGCTCCACCCCATCATGCCCTTTGTGACCGCCGAGATCTGGGCCGCCCTGCCCCAGCCCGCAGGGCAAAACGCCACAGACCTGGCCGCCGAGCCCTGGCCCGCCCCGCGCCCCGCCTGCCTGCGCCCTGAGGAAGCCCGCCGCATGGAGTGCGTCCAGGGCGTCATCGTGGCCGTGCGCACCATCAAGGCGGAGCTGGGCATCAGCCCCAGCCACAAGGTGGGCCTGCTGCTCCACCCCGTGGACGCGGCCCAGGCCGCCCTGCTGGAGGAGAACCGCCAGTGCCTGCTGACCCTGGCCCGGCTGGAAAACCTTACCGTGGACGCCGCCGCCCACGCCCCCAAAGCCTCGGCCTCCGCCGTGGTGGAAGGCTGCCAGGTCATCGTGCCCCTCAAGGGGGCCGTGGACCTCAACGGCGAACTGGCCCGCCTGGACAAGGAACTGACCAAACTGGAAAAAGACCTGGTCGCCACCAACAAAAAGCTGAACAACGAAAGTTTCGTCAGCCGCGCCCCGGCCCAGGTGGTGGACCGCGAACGCCAGAACGCCGCCCGCCTGCTGGACGCCAAAAGCAAGATGTCCGCCCTGCGAGCCCGCTTCGCCGAAGCCCTGGCGGAGGAATAA